Within Psychrobacter sp. DAB_AL43B, the genomic segment AAACGTAGAAAAAATGCGCAGTCAGCCTAATATCATGGACATAAATAACAATCGTAGAATATGTATGATAGTAGGACTGAGAATGACTGTTACTTATATAAGTGACTTCTACAAGTCACTTATATAAGTAACATGGCGATAAAAAACACCTATAAAAAGTGTCTGTATGAATTGATACACACCACTTATAAGTCGCTAAAAATGATAATCAATATTCATTACCTAAATACCTAGTATTGAACAAACAAACTATGGCCTATAAAGTAGGCATGTTACGCTATACGGCAATATGTATTTAGCGTAATAATCTTCAAAAAGCTACCGTAGAACGTTGTTTCAGCAGAAATAGCCAATAAATAGGCTAGCTGAAAGAAAAAACGTTCGGTTCAAACCTTAGGGTTGATTATTTGGTTATAGCTGAGAGGATTATATATAAATTAATGTTGTGAAACGAGCCATATGAGAAAACTGGACGTTCACAAATAATTATAATGATAGTCTCGGTATTGTAATTATGATTTTTATCGTTAAATGGCAATTAAAATTAATGAGCGTTTAACCTTAAAAAGTCATGATTCGATCATTTCTGTAAAAGACTATGCAGCGGTTGTAACGGTCAATTTTTAAATAATAGTATTAAATAGCTAGCATACAACCGATTAAACAATAATAAGCACGATTCCATTCATTTATCTATCAAATAGACGATTATTATGAATAGTATAACTAAAGAAGCAGTGAGCGTAGGCCAAACTGAACTGGCCGCTGATAATGTCAATTATATCGAAGTGCTCTATGAGCAATATCTAGACGATCCTAGTAGCGTTGATTCGGATTGGCAAGAATATTTTGAACAATACAAGTCGCCAAATGATGAGCAGCACAATGCCATTAAAGACCAGTTCTTGTTGCTAGCTCGCAATCAGACGGCTAACAAGGTCAGCGTTGAAGCGAATAACTCTGCTACTGGTAAGTCAGACAATGTTGGCAGCCCTAAAAAAATGGGCGTACAGCAGCTGATCTCTGCCTATCGTCGCCGTGGTCATCGCCATGCTAAGCTTGATCCATTAAATCTAAATCCACGCGCGGAAATAGAAGACCTAACCCTTGCTTATCACAATCTCTCTGAAGCAGATCTCGATACGGTATTTCCTACCAATGATTTAAATATTGGTAAGAATGAAGCAACGCTACGCGAGATCATTGAAATCATGGAGCGCGTCTACTGCCGTTATATTGGCATAGAGTATATGCACGTGACCACCAGCACAGAAAAGCGCTGGATGGAAAAATATCTCGAGAGCAATCTAGGGTATATCAAATTTGATACAGAAAAACGTTTATCTATTCTTGAGCGCCTGACCGCAGCTGAAGGTTTAGAGAAATATCTTGCTCGTAAATATACGGGCGTGAAGCGTTTTGGTCTAGAGGGCGGCGAAAGCTTTATTCCTGCTATTAACGAAATCATCCAACGTGCTGGCGGTTATGGCACTAAAGAGATGGTTATCGGTATGGCTCACCGTGGACGCTTAAACCTACTGGTAAATATCCTAGGTAAAAATCCAGCGGATTTGTTTGACGAATTTGATGGCAAAGTTCAGCCAGAAAAAGGCTCAGGCGACGTTAAATATCATAATGGTTTTTCGTCAAACGTGATGACTCCAGGTGGCGAGACACATTTAGCATTAGCGTTTAACCCATCGCATCTTGAAATCGTTGCTCCAGTATTACAAGGCTCTGTACGCGCCCGTCAAGTACGTCGTAACGATCAGCCACTTCATGAAAATAAGACGGGTAATTCAGTATTACCAATCGTCATTCATGGTGATGCCGCATTTGCTGGTCAAGGGGTGGTGCAAGAAACCTTCCAAATGTCACAAACCCGCGCTTATACCACGGGTGGTACAGTACATATTGTTATTAATAACCAAGTTGGTTTTACTACCAGTCGTCAAGAAGATGCACGCTCAACCGAATATTGTACCGATGTGGCAAAAATGGTTCATGCGCCAATTTTACATGTAAACGGCGATGACCCTGAGTCTGTGGTATTTGCGGCGCAATTGGCATTAGATTATCGCCACGAGTTTGATAAAGATATCATCATTGATCTGTTCTGCTATCGTCGCAATGGTCACAACGAGGCTGATGAGCCTTCAGCTACCCAGCCACTGATGTATGCAGTGATTAAGAAGCTACCAACCACTCGTACTATCTATGCCCAAAAGCTTATTGAAGAAGGTCTGCTTAGCCAAGAAGATGAAAAACGCTACGAAGATGAATATCGTGAATCTTTAGACCGCGGTGAATATGTTGCCAACTCATTGGTAAGCGAGCCTAACGAAGAGTTATTCGTCGATTGGAAACCTTATCTTGGTCATGACTTGGTCGATGATTGGGATACCAGCGTCGATATCGAAGTGCTAAAAGGTTATGGTCGCCGTATGGCGGAGATGCCTGAAGGCTATAAGCTACAACGCCAAGTACAAAAAGTTGTCGAACAACGCTTAGCCATGCAAACAGGCGAAGAGCCTTTAAACTGGGGTGCTGCCGAGACATTAGCATACGCGTCACTAGTCGATAACGATAAAGTATTGGTACGTATTACTGGTGAAGATGTAGGCCGTGGTACCTTCTCACATCGTCATAGTGAGCTATATAACATTGAAGATGGCAGCATGTATGTGCCACTTGCTCACATGAGTGAAACACAAGCCCGTTTTGCGACTTATAACTCATTGTTATCAGAAGAAGCGGTATTGGCTTTTGAGTATGGTTATGCGACCACAGTGCCAAATGCACTCGTCGTATGGGAAGCGCAGTTTGGTGATTTCGTCAACGGTGCCCAAGTTGTTATTGACCAATTTATCTCAAGTGGTGAGACTAAATGGCAGCGTGTTTGCGGTCTAACCATGCTATTGCCACATGGCTTTGAAGGTCAAGGTCCTGAGCATTCATCTGCTCGTCTTGAGCGCTTCTTACAGCTGTGTGCTGAAGACAACATGCAAGTCATTACGCCGACGACTCCTGCGCAGATTTATCATGCGTTACGTCGTCAAGCGGTGCGCCCAATTCGCAAGCCGTTAATCGTTATGTCGCCGAAAAGTTTGCTGCGTCATAAACTTGCCACATCAAACCTTGAAGAATTGGCTAATGGTAAGTTCGAAACCGTGTTGCCAGAGATGGATCAGCAAAATGCGGACAACGTGACTCGCATGGTGCTATGTGGTGGTAAAGTTTATTATGACTTACTAGAGCAGCGTCGTGCATTAGGTTTAGACCATGTTGCAATCGTCCGTATCGAGCAGCTTTATCCATTACCAGAAAAGCGTTTGATTGCTGAAATTGAAAAATATAGCAATCTAAAAGAAATTGTTTGGACGCAAGAAGAGCCTCTTAACCAAGGTGCTTGGTATTATTTAGCACCGCATATGTTCCGTATCGTAGTACCGCATCCAACCAAAGCAAAAGTGATGGAGCCGGTAGCGCGTCCTGCTAGTGCGGCACCTGCAACAGGTTCTGCAAAACTACACATCCAACAGCAACAGAATTTGATCGCTGGTGGTCTTGGTATCAGTGTAGATGAGCTGTCTAAATAGTAGATTGTTTAAATAACAGATTATATAAAATAAATGCATCAGGCGATAACAGTCAGTACTTTGTAAAAGAATCTAAGTAATAGACTTTAAAAAGGTACTGACTGCCTATCACGACTTAATTATAAATAGTAATATCCAAATCTAAGGAGTATATCGATGGCTGATATCAAAGCCCCCGTTTTTCCAGAATCAGTTGCCGATGGCACAATCGTTGAATGGCACGTCACTGAAGGTCAACAAGTTAACCGTGATGACCTATTAGCTGAAATTGAGACTGACAAAGTTGTATTAGAAGTGGTTGCGCCAGATAATGGTGTGGTCACTAGAATCGTTAAGCAAGTAGACGACACGGTTCTGTCTGACGAGCTCATTGCTGAATTTGAAGCGGGTGCCAGCGCGGATGCTGCTGCGCCAGCAGTCGATCCAGATCAACCAGCTGCCCCAGTACAATTGAAGCAAGCGACAGATGGCGGCGAGCCAGTACAAGTTACCGATAAAAAAGATGAAGCCGACCATAAAGATCAAAGCCCTGCAGTACGTAAAGCAGCGAAAGAAAGTGGCGTCGATCCTAAAGATGTTGAAGGTAGTGGTCGCGGCGGTCGTGTTACTAAAACTGACATGTCAAATCCAACGCTAAAAGCAGACAGCTCTATCAAATCTGATAGTGGTCGTCCAGTCGCTGAATCAACAGGCGAGCGTACTGAAAAACGTGTTCCAATGACGCGCCTTCGTAAGCGTGTTGCTGAGCGTTTGTTATCAGCATCACAAGAAACAGCGATGCTAACGACGTTCAACGAAGTTAATATGAAGCCGTTGATGGATATGCGTGCTAAGTATAAAGACCAGTTCGAAAAACGTCATGGTGTACGTCTAGGCTTTATGTCATTGTTTGTGAAAGCGGCGACCGAAGCACTTAAACGTTTCCCAGCAGTAAATGCTTCACTAGATGGCGATGACATTGTTTATCATGGTTTTTATGATATCGGTGTTGCAGTATCTTCTGATCGCGGCTTAGTCGTTCCTGTATTGCGTGATACCGATCGCATGAGCATGGCGGATGTCGAAAGCAAAATCCGTGAGCTAGGTGGTCTTGCCCAAAAAGGTAAGCTTGGTCTGGAAGACATGACTGGTGGTACATTTACCATTTCAAATGGCGGTGTTTTTGGCTCATTAATGTCGACGCCTATCTTGAATCCACCACAGACTGCTATCCTAGGTATGCATGCGATCAACGACCGCCCAATGGCAGTCGATGGTAAAGTTGAAATCTTACCGATGATGTACCTTGCTCTATCTTATGACCATCGTATGATTGATGGCAAAGAAGCCGTACAGTTCTTAGTAACTATCAAAGAATTGGTTGAAGATCCAGCCATGTTATTACTAGACCTCTAAGCTCTTAAGCTTGTATCAGTTCTGCTGATACAAGCTTTTTAACTTTGTCTAGATTATCTTTTAGTGCCTCTTAGCTTTTTCAGTTCTATCTTATGAGCAACAAGCTAAGCACATTTAGCAGCCATCTTTATCGTCTTTTTAAATGCATCTACTATCTAACACTTAGATATCGTATTGGTTATCGAATAGATATGTCGATTGTTTACTAACGAGATGAAATTGGCTTATATGATACCTAAAATTAGAAATAGGAACGTGTTATGAAAGACAGTTATGATTTAGTCGTCATCGGCGGCGGACCTGGTGGTTATGAAGCCGCAATCCGTGCAGGGCAGTTGGGTATGAGCGTTGCTTGTATCGAAAAGCGCGTTTATAAAGGTGAGCCAGCGCTTGGCGGTACTTGCTTAAACGTTGGTTGTATCCCATCAAA encodes:
- a CDS encoding 2-oxoglutarate dehydrogenase E1 component, which codes for MNSITKEAVSVGQTELAADNVNYIEVLYEQYLDDPSSVDSDWQEYFEQYKSPNDEQHNAIKDQFLLLARNQTANKVSVEANNSATGKSDNVGSPKKMGVQQLISAYRRRGHRHAKLDPLNLNPRAEIEDLTLAYHNLSEADLDTVFPTNDLNIGKNEATLREIIEIMERVYCRYIGIEYMHVTTSTEKRWMEKYLESNLGYIKFDTEKRLSILERLTAAEGLEKYLARKYTGVKRFGLEGGESFIPAINEIIQRAGGYGTKEMVIGMAHRGRLNLLVNILGKNPADLFDEFDGKVQPEKGSGDVKYHNGFSSNVMTPGGETHLALAFNPSHLEIVAPVLQGSVRARQVRRNDQPLHENKTGNSVLPIVIHGDAAFAGQGVVQETFQMSQTRAYTTGGTVHIVINNQVGFTTSRQEDARSTEYCTDVAKMVHAPILHVNGDDPESVVFAAQLALDYRHEFDKDIIIDLFCYRRNGHNEADEPSATQPLMYAVIKKLPTTRTIYAQKLIEEGLLSQEDEKRYEDEYRESLDRGEYVANSLVSEPNEELFVDWKPYLGHDLVDDWDTSVDIEVLKGYGRRMAEMPEGYKLQRQVQKVVEQRLAMQTGEEPLNWGAAETLAYASLVDNDKVLVRITGEDVGRGTFSHRHSELYNIEDGSMYVPLAHMSETQARFATYNSLLSEEAVLAFEYGYATTVPNALVVWEAQFGDFVNGAQVVIDQFISSGETKWQRVCGLTMLLPHGFEGQGPEHSSARLERFLQLCAEDNMQVITPTTPAQIYHALRRQAVRPIRKPLIVMSPKSLLRHKLATSNLEELANGKFETVLPEMDQQNADNVTRMVLCGGKVYYDLLEQRRALGLDHVAIVRIEQLYPLPEKRLIAEIEKYSNLKEIVWTQEEPLNQGAWYYLAPHMFRIVVPHPTKAKVMEPVARPASAAPATGSAKLHIQQQQNLIAGGLGISVDELSK
- the odhB gene encoding 2-oxoglutarate dehydrogenase complex dihydrolipoyllysine-residue succinyltransferase — translated: MADIKAPVFPESVADGTIVEWHVTEGQQVNRDDLLAEIETDKVVLEVVAPDNGVVTRIVKQVDDTVLSDELIAEFEAGASADAAAPAVDPDQPAAPVQLKQATDGGEPVQVTDKKDEADHKDQSPAVRKAAKESGVDPKDVEGSGRGGRVTKTDMSNPTLKADSSIKSDSGRPVAESTGERTEKRVPMTRLRKRVAERLLSASQETAMLTTFNEVNMKPLMDMRAKYKDQFEKRHGVRLGFMSLFVKAATEALKRFPAVNASLDGDDIVYHGFYDIGVAVSSDRGLVVPVLRDTDRMSMADVESKIRELGGLAQKGKLGLEDMTGGTFTISNGGVFGSLMSTPILNPPQTAILGMHAINDRPMAVDGKVEILPMMYLALSYDHRMIDGKEAVQFLVTIKELVEDPAMLLLDL